A single Gemmatimonadota bacterium DNA region contains:
- a CDS encoding 5-(carboxyamino)imidazole ribonucleotide synthase, with the protein MIPLNREGPLDVLDGAAAPALVGRLAHSVTGPSQRDGTTMRVGILGAGQLGQMLALAGIPLGMRFDFFSPTPSASAAAVGNVIIGEYDDIAALREFARNVDVVTYEFENVSSDAVAEIEQMCPVWPPRSALVTSQDRGLEKQEFARLGIPIAPYRLIDSLADLESAVRDVGVPGILKTRRFGYDGKGQVRITARSDAESAWNALGPVPLIYEGLVQFERELSVIAVRSADGKTLCYPVAENHHRDGILRTSFAPADRLSDAKRHQAESYARALLAAFGYVGVFAIEMFDTASGLVANEMAPRVHNSGHWTIEGAETSQFENHVRAVCNFPLGECAPVGYSAMFNLIAEHPDTASVLAIPDTHLHLYGKSERSGRKLGHVTIRSRTREDLQRHVASLRAIPRIV; encoded by the coding sequence TTGATTCCCCTGAACCGCGAGGGGCCGCTTGATGTACTGGATGGTGCGGCGGCTCCTGCGCTGGTTGGTCGGCTGGCTCATTCCGTGACCGGACCGTCGCAACGCGATGGCACAACCATGCGGGTCGGAATTCTCGGTGCTGGCCAGTTGGGACAGATGCTTGCGCTGGCCGGAATCCCGCTGGGGATGCGCTTCGACTTTTTCTCGCCAACGCCTAGCGCGTCCGCCGCGGCTGTCGGCAACGTGATCATCGGCGAGTACGATGATATCGCGGCGCTGCGGGAGTTTGCGCGCAATGTCGACGTTGTCACGTACGAGTTCGAGAATGTATCGTCGGACGCCGTCGCAGAAATCGAGCAGATGTGTCCTGTATGGCCCCCGCGTTCTGCACTCGTGACGTCGCAGGACCGCGGGCTCGAGAAGCAGGAATTCGCGCGACTCGGAATTCCGATTGCGCCGTACCGGCTGATCGACTCGCTCGCCGATCTGGAAAGTGCCGTCCGCGATGTGGGGGTGCCGGGCATCCTCAAGACGCGCCGCTTCGGATACGATGGAAAGGGACAGGTGAGGATCACGGCGCGCAGTGACGCCGAGTCCGCATGGAACGCACTGGGCCCCGTTCCGCTGATATATGAAGGGCTGGTACAGTTCGAGCGGGAGCTGTCTGTGATCGCAGTGCGATCCGCCGATGGAAAGACGCTGTGCTATCCGGTCGCCGAGAACCATCATCGGGACGGGATTTTGCGGACGTCGTTCGCGCCGGCCGACAGGCTGAGCGACGCCAAGCGTCATCAGGCGGAGAGCTATGCGCGCGCGTTGCTGGCTGCGTTCGGATATGTCGGTGTCTTCGCGATCGAGATGTTCGATACGGCGTCCGGCCTGGTAGCGAACGAGATGGCCCCGCGGGTGCACAATTCCGGCCACTGGACGATCGAGGGTGCGGAGACGAGTCAGTTCGAGAATCACGTGCGCGCAGTGTGCAATTTCCCGCTTGGCGAGTGCGCTCCTGTCGGGTATTCCGCGATGTTCAATCTGATCGCAGAGCATCCGGATACGGCAAGCGTGCTGGCCATTCCCGATACGCATCTTCACCTGTACGGAAAGAGCGAGCGGAGCGGGCGCAAGCTTGGACATGTCACCATCAGATCGCGGACTCGCGAAGATCTGCAGCGGCACGTCGCGTCGCTGCGTGCGATTCCGCGTATCGTCTAG
- a CDS encoding MarC family protein yields the protein MINQSTVAFTTLAFTSLLAIVNPLSAVPLYVTATSDLDDKQRASTLRLAVATGIIALVAFGLAGTYILRFFGITTYAFRIAGGIIFLGIGSDMLKARRSRDRTSRGEQEAAEQKAEVGIIPLGIPTLAGPGSITTVITLTAQADTRMELVGLYGAIVAVMVLSWMVLAVAPFIVQRVGRTGMNVMTRLMGLLIMVIGVQFIIEGVRTVALDILRHA from the coding sequence TTGATCAATCAGTCGACCGTCGCGTTCACGACGCTCGCGTTCACATCGCTTCTCGCGATCGTGAATCCATTGAGCGCAGTTCCACTTTACGTTACAGCGACTTCCGATCTCGACGACAAGCAACGTGCGTCCACGCTCCGGCTCGCCGTTGCAACCGGAATAATCGCGCTGGTCGCATTTGGACTCGCGGGCACGTACATACTGCGTTTCTTCGGAATAACTACGTACGCGTTCCGCATTGCCGGCGGAATCATCTTCCTTGGAATCGGCAGCGACATGCTCAAGGCGCGACGATCGCGCGATCGAACCAGCCGCGGTGAACAGGAGGCCGCCGAGCAGAAGGCGGAGGTCGGGATCATTCCTCTTGGAATACCGACACTCGCCGGGCCGGGCTCCATTACCACTGTGATCACGCTCACTGCACAAGCGGACACGCGTATGGAGCTGGTGGGTCTGTACGGCGCGATCGTTGCGGTGATGGTTCTGTCGTGGATGGTGTTGGCCGTGGCGCCATTCATCGTTCAACGCGTCGGCCGTACCGGAATGAACGTGATGACGCGGTTGATGGGTCTCCTTATCATGGTAATTGGTGTGCAGTTCATCATCGAGGGTGTCCGGACTGTTGCACTCGACATCCTGCGTCACGCGTGA
- a CDS encoding glycosyltransferase, with product MTDDYLDDEEPSGPVFLDRTGRRWPRVRRLATVIGVVTTLLLLSLAGIMVLAPPALPAFHPAQTTVTPRFVGARENRRRRTKRSELYAALQVQKTARSIRKAAAAIERELTGVPSARQIRAGFYVWWADNSFASFQRNYDDLDWIVSEWGYLSAAGDSVDLSMIQKDTSFFGMYDSIPSPPKVLLLVNNIDRKTQLFSSAGVTAMLATPVARSKVENQIVGAVLHYKFAGVTIDFENVPESSTANLVLFQRELGAMLHAHKLMLTQTVGVNTAPRDLKEFSAVNDYLFLMLYDEHYGKGDPGPVASQQWYVDRAREMLRSVPAKKAIFALGAYGYDWNDAGPANSGESYTFQEVLAKGRDNPGSSHMGFDREALNPYMTWTDPDSTDHLVWYLDGASAYNQVRAERALGGAGYAVWRLGAEDPALWKAVAEDRVADAASVLSDIPAGYETEFIGDGEILQIVASPRTGRRVVTPDTSRGVITNERIVDYPSPYIVRKYGKSEHEVTLTFDDGPDGTWTPQILDTLESRHVIGTFFVIGRNVEAHIPLMRRIVREGHLFGNHTFTHPNLALTSDFVTKLEIDANQRLLEAILDRRSFFFRPPYFGDAEPTTTDELVPVDIASKRGYVTVGLHIDAEDWQPISANQIVKNVMDQRYYGGVVTAGGLRSGGNVILLHDGGGNRAQTVKALGPIIDSLRAHGDTVVPLSQLAGISEQEAIPGLPPRSAVTRGIELATFSFVSGLEWTLYWLFFIAVVVGAIRLVVIIILATYQRYHSRKPTPDYTPSVTIIVPSYNEERVIVSTVRSLLNQEYRGELNILIVDDGSPDETFNVAQREFGDDPRVTVLRKENGGKASALNFGIARARGEIIVCLDADTQFTPTTVERLVAPMSDQKVGAVAGNAKVGNRHNIVTRWQALEYVTSQNLERRAFAVLNAITIVPGAVGAWRKSYVQAVGGFSDDTLAEDQDLTWALGEEGVRVTYADDAIAYTEAPDTLSTLIRQRFRWSFGTLQSVWKHKKITFRPKYGALGMIAMPNVWIFQLFYTAISPLADILFAWSLFSVLIARYQHGDRYALSNLEDVLKLYVIFLVVDWLAAVVAFLMEPGEEKALTWLVLIQRFVFRQTMYWVVVKSIAAALRGHVVGWGKLERKGMNLLPTSAHASSHAPTPPPAQAVPPGPVA from the coding sequence GTGACCGACGACTATCTGGACGACGAGGAACCGTCCGGCCCCGTATTTCTGGATAGAACCGGGCGCCGCTGGCCGCGCGTGCGTCGTTTGGCGACAGTGATTGGCGTGGTGACCACGCTGCTGTTGCTGTCACTTGCAGGTATCATGGTTCTCGCGCCGCCTGCGCTGCCCGCGTTTCATCCTGCTCAGACAACCGTCACGCCGCGGTTCGTCGGTGCGCGCGAAAACAGACGCCGCCGGACCAAACGCAGCGAGCTGTATGCCGCGCTCCAGGTGCAGAAGACTGCCCGTTCCATTCGCAAGGCCGCCGCCGCGATCGAGCGTGAGTTGACCGGAGTGCCGAGTGCGCGTCAGATACGCGCCGGTTTCTACGTGTGGTGGGCCGACAACTCGTTTGCGTCGTTCCAGCGCAACTATGACGATCTCGACTGGATAGTATCGGAGTGGGGGTACCTGTCGGCTGCTGGCGACAGCGTCGATCTAAGCATGATTCAGAAGGACACCAGCTTTTTCGGCATGTACGACTCGATTCCGTCGCCGCCGAAGGTGCTGCTCCTCGTCAACAACATAGATCGCAAGACGCAGTTGTTCAGCTCGGCGGGGGTTACGGCGATGCTTGCGACGCCCGTCGCGCGGAGCAAGGTGGAGAATCAGATCGTCGGCGCAGTTCTGCACTACAAGTTCGCCGGTGTGACGATCGACTTCGAGAACGTGCCGGAGAGCTCCACCGCCAATCTGGTGCTGTTCCAGCGCGAGCTTGGCGCGATGCTGCATGCGCACAAGTTGATGCTGACGCAGACGGTAGGAGTCAACACCGCCCCGCGCGACCTGAAGGAGTTCTCCGCGGTCAACGACTATCTCTTTCTGATGCTCTACGACGAGCACTATGGAAAGGGCGACCCCGGGCCGGTCGCGAGCCAGCAGTGGTACGTCGATCGTGCGCGCGAGATGTTGCGAAGCGTGCCGGCGAAGAAGGCGATCTTCGCACTTGGTGCCTACGGCTACGATTGGAACGACGCGGGGCCGGCGAATTCGGGCGAGTCGTACACGTTTCAGGAAGTGCTTGCCAAGGGGCGCGATAATCCGGGCAGCTCTCACATGGGCTTCGACCGGGAAGCGCTCAACCCTTACATGACCTGGACCGACCCGGATTCCACCGACCATCTCGTATGGTATCTCGACGGGGCGAGCGCATACAATCAGGTGCGCGCAGAGCGCGCGCTGGGCGGAGCGGGCTATGCTGTCTGGCGGCTCGGCGCGGAAGACCCGGCGCTGTGGAAGGCGGTCGCTGAAGATCGCGTTGCAGACGCTGCGAGCGTGCTGTCGGACATTCCGGCTGGCTACGAGACCGAGTTCATCGGCGACGGCGAGATACTTCAGATCGTTGCATCGCCGCGCACTGGACGACGCGTCGTCACACCAGACACCTCACGCGGGGTGATCACCAACGAGCGGATCGTCGACTACCCGTCGCCCTACATCGTCCGGAAGTACGGCAAGTCGGAGCACGAGGTCACGCTGACTTTCGACGACGGTCCCGATGGGACATGGACACCGCAGATTCTCGACACGCTCGAGTCCAGACACGTGATCGGAACGTTCTTCGTGATCGGGCGCAACGTCGAGGCGCACATACCGTTGATGCGACGGATAGTGCGCGAAGGGCATCTGTTCGGCAATCACACATTCACGCATCCCAATCTCGCGCTGACGTCCGATTTCGTCACCAAGCTCGAGATCGACGCGAACCAGCGATTGCTCGAAGCGATTCTGGATCGTCGCTCGTTCTTCTTCCGGCCGCCGTATTTCGGCGATGCCGAGCCCACGACTACAGACGAACTGGTCCCAGTCGACATTGCGAGCAAGCGCGGCTACGTGACGGTTGGTCTGCATATCGACGCCGAAGACTGGCAGCCGATATCGGCGAATCAGATCGTCAAGAACGTCATGGATCAGCGCTACTACGGCGGCGTCGTGACTGCTGGCGGACTGCGCTCGGGTGGCAACGTGATACTGCTGCACGACGGCGGCGGCAATCGCGCTCAGACGGTGAAGGCGCTCGGTCCGATCATCGACTCGCTGCGCGCGCACGGGGATACGGTCGTTCCGCTCTCCCAGCTGGCGGGAATCTCCGAGCAGGAGGCGATCCCGGGACTTCCGCCTCGTAGCGCGGTGACACGCGGGATCGAGCTCGCCACGTTCTCATTCGTCAGTGGGCTCGAATGGACACTCTACTGGCTGTTTTTCATTGCAGTGGTGGTTGGCGCGATACGACTGGTCGTCATCATCATACTTGCGACATACCAGCGATATCACTCGCGCAAGCCTACGCCGGATTACACACCGTCGGTGACGATCATCGTACCCTCGTACAATGAAGAGCGCGTCATAGTATCGACCGTGAGGAGCCTGTTGAACCAGGAGTATCGCGGCGAGCTCAACATTCTGATCGTCGATGATGGATCGCCGGACGAGACGTTCAACGTTGCGCAGCGCGAATTCGGCGACGATCCACGCGTTACCGTGCTGCGCAAGGAAAATGGGGGCAAGGCCAGTGCGCTGAACTTCGGAATCGCGCGCGCTCGCGGCGAGATCATAGTATGCCTCGACGCCGACACGCAGTTCACGCCGACCACGGTCGAGCGGCTCGTCGCACCGATGAGCGATCAGAAGGTCGGAGCAGTTGCCGGAAATGCGAAGGTCGGTAATCGCCACAACATCGTCACGCGTTGGCAGGCGCTGGAGTACGTGACCAGCCAGAATCTTGAGCGGCGCGCATTTGCCGTGCTGAATGCAATAACCATAGTTCCCGGTGCTGTCGGCGCGTGGCGCAAGTCCTACGTGCAGGCGGTCGGCGGATTCAGCGATGACACGCTCGCGGAGGACCAGGATCTGACCTGGGCGCTGGGCGAGGAAGGGGTGCGAGTCACGTACGCCGATGACGCCATTGCGTACACGGAAGCGCCGGACACTCTCAGCACGCTGATTCGCCAGCGGTTCAGATGGTCATTCGGAACGCTTCAGTCGGTCTGGAAACACAAGAAGATCACCTTCCGGCCAAAGTACGGCGCCCTCGGGATGATCGCGATGCCGAACGTCTGGATCTTTCAGCTGTTCTACACCGCGATATCACCACTCGCCGACATCCTGTTCGCGTGGAGTCTCTTCTCGGTTCTGATTGCGCGTTACCAGCACGGTGACCGGTACGCGTTGAGCAATCTCGAAGACGTGCTGAAGTTGTACGTCATATTTCTCGTGGTTGACTGGCTTGCGGCCGTCGTTGCGTTCCTCATGGAGCCTGGTGAGGAAAAGGCGCTCACCTGGCTGGTGCTGATTCAACGCTTCGTTTTCCGGCAGACGATGTATTGGGTCGTGGTAAAGTCGATTGCGGCGGCGCTGCGTGGACACGTCGTGGGGTGGGGCAAACTGGAGCGCAAGGGAATGAATCTCCTGCCGACCAGCGCGCACGCGTCGAGTCATGCACCCACCCCGCCACCGGCGCAGGCCGTTCCACCCGGTCCAGTGGCGTGA